A section of the Eriocheir sinensis breed Jianghai 21 chromosome 62, ASM2467909v1, whole genome shotgun sequence genome encodes:
- the LOC126986615 gene encoding mitochondrial intermediate peptidase-like: MFSPRSGWRVWRALGGRRQPGRKGVHTWTPLAAAFNTRPNRLLALHFTRETAGLFGHPELQTPEGFYLMKENAMFESEDLVKECCSPHRSRKMVEVFDQLSDTLCRVADLAEFVRLAHPQGRYAQAAEDACVTIGGLVEKLNTHAELYQCLKEVVLHGDHMPTTEVDQHVAKLFLHDFEQSGIHLNETQRQRVVSLNESILTLGQHFMNGSHQPRAVPKDKLPEAIRQHFAIDGDNVVVTGLYADAHLELTREAAHKIYLFPDPHQEALLTAMLNGRHEMATLCGFSSYAHRALNGSLAESPKFVVDFLELLAKEIHPRAQEDFDEMAAAKKAQQGSSRGLAPWDVLHFTRLLRQAKCDVSGTTLAPYFSLGTVMEGLNGLLGKLYDVTLEVEEPAPGELWANDIYKLAVKHGSEGVLGHIYCDFYERAGKAHQDCHFTIKGGKRLPDGSYQNPVVVLHLNLPSPSWSYPSLLVPSMVENLFHEMGHALHSMLARTQYQHVTGTRCSTDFAEVPSILMESFAQDPRVLSTFARHYKTGEKMPADLLDRMLASKSIFAASEMQLQTFYALLDQRLHGAERWSSGTSTTQILEEVQNEHYGLPYIKNTAWQLRFGHLVGYGAKYYSYLLSRAVASWIWQEYFADDPFSREMGEKYRKEVLSHGGGRPPRTLVEEFLERRVESVSTVKALMTDLDQRKCQMAAALT; this comes from the exons ATGTTCTCGCCTCGCAGCGGCTGGCGCGTGTGGCGGGCCTTGGGCGGGAGGAGGCAGCCCGGGAGGAAGGGCGTGCACACCTGGACGCCCCTCGCCGCGGCCTTCAACACGCGGCCCAACAGGCTGCTGGCCCTGCACTTCACCAGGGAGACGGCG GGTTTGTTTGGTCATCCTGAACTGCAAACACCTGAGGGGTTTTATCTGATGAAGGAGAATGCCATGTTTGAGAGTGAAGACTTGGTGAAGGAATGCTGTTCCCCGCACAGATCCAGAAAGATGGTGGAG GTGTTTGACCAGCTGTCGGATACTCTGTGCCGTGTTGCAGACTTGGCAGAGTTTGTGCGTCTGGCCCACCCACAGGGTCGCTATGCCCAGGCAGCAGAGGATGCTTGTGTGACTATTGGAGGGCTGGTGGAAAA GCTCAACACTCACGCAGAGCTGTACCAGTGCCTGAAGGAGGTGGTGCTTCACGGGGACCACATGCCAACCACAGAGGTGGACCAGCATGTGGCCAAGCTCTTTTTGCATGACTTTGAGCAGTCAG GCATCCACCTGAATGAAACCCAGCGGCAGCGAGTTGTGAGTCTCAATGAGTCAATCCTTACACTGGGACAACATTTCATGAATGGGTCACACCAGCCCAGAGCTGTGCCAAAGGACAAACTGCCAGAAGCCATCAGACAACA CTTTGCCATTGATGGGGACAATGTTGTTGTGACGGGCCTGTATGCAGATGCCCACCTAGAGCTTACTCGGGAGGCTGCACACAAGATCTACCTCTTCCCAGACCCCCATCAGGAGGCACTGCTGACTGCAATGCTCAATGGAAGGCATGAGATGGCAACACTCTGCGGGTTCTCATCTTATGCACACAG GGCACTCAATGGTAGTCTGGCTGAAAGTCCCAAGTTTGTTGTTGACTTCCTGGAGTTGCTTGCCAAGGAAATCCATCCAAGGGCTCAAGAAGATTTTGATGAGATGGCTGCTGCGAAAAAAGCCCAGCAAGGCAGTTCCAGG GGCCTGGCACCGTGGGATGTCTTGCATTTCACAAGACTCTTGCGGCAGGCAAAGTGTGATGTGAGTGGTACCACCCTGGCTCCCTACTTCTCTCTAGGAACTGTGATGGAGGGCCTCAATGGGCTGCTGGGAAAGCTCTATGATGTGACTCTGGAAGTGGAGGAACCTGCCCCAGGAGAACTTTGGGCCAATGACATCTATAAACTGGCTG TGAAGCATGGGAGTGAGGGAGTCCTTGGCCACATATACTGTGATTTTTATGAGCGTGCTGGCAAGGCTCATCAGGACTGCCACTTCACGATCAAGGGAGGAAAGCGTCTTCCTGATGGGTCCTATCAG AACCCAGTAGTGGTGCTGCACCtgaaccttccttctccttcctggtCTTACCCGTCCCTCCTGGTGCCCAGCATGGTGGAGAACCTCTTCCACGAGATGGGTCATGCCCTTCACTCCATGCTGGCAAG AACACAGTACCAACATGTCACAGGCACCAGATGCAGCACAGACTTTGCTGAGGTTCCTTCAATTTTGATGGAATCCTTTGCACAAGACCCGAGGGTTCTCAGCACCTTTGCAAGACACTACAAGACCGGGGAAAAGATGCCAGCAGACCTCTTAGATAGAATGTTGGCTTCAAAGTCCATTTTTGCAGCCTCTGAAATGCAGCTGCAG ACCTTCTATGCCTTACTTGACCAGCGCCTCCATGGAGCTGAGCGTTGGTCTTCAGGCACGTCCACCACACAGATCCTCGAGGAAGTGCAGAATGAGCACTATGGTCTCCCTTACATAAAAAATACT GCATGGCAGCTGAGGTTTGGCCATCTCGTGGGCTATGGAGCCAAGTATTACTCTTACCTGTTATCTCGTGCTGTGGCTTCCTGGATTTGGCAAGAATACTTTGCAGATGACCCTTTCAGCAG GGAGATGGGTGAAAAGTATAGAAAAGAAGTGCTGTcccatggaggaggaagaccaccCCGAACTCTGGTGGAGGAGTTCTTGGAGCGCAGAGTGGAGTCTGTCAGCACTGTGAAGGCACTGATGACGGACCTGGATCAGAGGAAGTGCCAGATGGCTGCTGCCCTCACCTGA